One region of Pogona vitticeps strain Pit_001003342236 chromosome 1, PviZW2.1, whole genome shotgun sequence genomic DNA includes:
- the FNDC4 gene encoding fibronectin type III domain-containing protein 4 isoform X2, whose protein sequence is MARLGAPRPGPGLLLFLLRRAACLLLLSGHLWAPARANRPPSPVNVTVTQLKANSATVSWDVPEGDVIIGYAISQQRQDGQMQRFIREVNTTNRACVLWDLAEDADYVIQVQSIGLHGESQASKRVHFRTLKQSDRLPSNSSSQGDITMEGLDKERQLQTGEIVIIVAVLLMWAAVIALFCKQYDIIKDSDSTNNTKEKAKPSSGPSTPERPPPAGGLLRSKKKSPSVNIIEV, encoded by the exons ATGGCTCGCCTCGGCGCCCCGCGCCCCGGCCccggcctcctcctcttcctcctccgccgGGCCGCCTGCCTGCTCTTGCTCAGCGGCCACCTGTGGGCCCCCGCGCGCGCAA atcgTCCTCCATCCCCTGTCAATGTGACTGTCACCCAGCTGAAGGCCAACTCCGCCACCGTCTCCTGGGATGTTCCCGAGGGAGACGTCATCATTGGCTATGCTATCTCCCAGCAG CGGCAAGACGGGCAGATGCAGCGCTTCATCCGGGAGGTGAACACCACGAACCGGGCCTGCGTGCTCTGGGACTTGGCGGAGGACGCCGACTACGTCATCCAGGTGCAGAGCATCGGCCTCCATGGGGAGAGCCAGGCCAGCAAGCGGGTCCACTTCCGGACCCTCAAGCAGAGCGACCGCCTCCCCTCCAACAGCTCCAGCCAGG GAGACATCACCATGGAGGGTCTGGATAAGGAGCGGCAGCTGCAGACGGGGGAGATTGTCATCATTGTGGCCGTCCTCCTCATGTGGGCAG CCGTGATCGCCCTCTTCTGCAAGCAGTACGACATCATCAAGGACAGCGACTCTACCAACAACACCAAGGAGAAAGCCAAGCCCTCTTCTGGACCCAGCACCCCCGAGCGGCCCCCGCCAGCAGGGGGGCTGCTGCGCAGCAAG AAGAAGTCACCGTCTGTGAACATCATTGAGGTGTAG
- the FNDC4 gene encoding fibronectin type III domain-containing protein 4 isoform X1, with the protein MARLGAPRPGPGLLLFLLRRAACLLLLSGHLWAPARANRPPSPVNVTVTQLKANSATVSWDVPEGDVIIGYAISQQRQDGQMQRFIREVNTTNRACVLWDLAEDADYVIQVQSIGLHGESQASKRVHFRTLKQSDRLPSNSSSQGDITMEGLDKERQLQTGEIVIIVAVLLMWAAVIALFCKQYDIIKDSDSTNNTKEKAKPSSGPSTPERPPPAGGLLRSKRVPEEDLSLSPLPSCPALGLKGA; encoded by the exons ATGGCTCGCCTCGGCGCCCCGCGCCCCGGCCccggcctcctcctcttcctcctccgccgGGCCGCCTGCCTGCTCTTGCTCAGCGGCCACCTGTGGGCCCCCGCGCGCGCAA atcgTCCTCCATCCCCTGTCAATGTGACTGTCACCCAGCTGAAGGCCAACTCCGCCACCGTCTCCTGGGATGTTCCCGAGGGAGACGTCATCATTGGCTATGCTATCTCCCAGCAG CGGCAAGACGGGCAGATGCAGCGCTTCATCCGGGAGGTGAACACCACGAACCGGGCCTGCGTGCTCTGGGACTTGGCGGAGGACGCCGACTACGTCATCCAGGTGCAGAGCATCGGCCTCCATGGGGAGAGCCAGGCCAGCAAGCGGGTCCACTTCCGGACCCTCAAGCAGAGCGACCGCCTCCCCTCCAACAGCTCCAGCCAGG GAGACATCACCATGGAGGGTCTGGATAAGGAGCGGCAGCTGCAGACGGGGGAGATTGTCATCATTGTGGCCGTCCTCCTCATGTGGGCAG CCGTGATCGCCCTCTTCTGCAAGCAGTACGACATCATCAAGGACAGCGACTCTACCAACAACACCAAGGAGAAAGCCAAGCCCTCTTCTGGACCCAGCACCCCCGAGCGGCCCCCGCCAGCAGGGGGGCTGCTGCGCAGCAAG aGGGTCCCAGAagaagacctctctctctctcctctgccttCTTGTCCAGCCCTTGGCCTAAAGGGTGCCTAA
- the FNDC4 gene encoding fibronectin type III domain-containing protein 4 isoform X3 produces MQLFLCNPDRPPSPVNVTVTQLKANSATVSWDVPEGDVIIGYAISQQRQDGQMQRFIREVNTTNRACVLWDLAEDADYVIQVQSIGLHGESQASKRVHFRTLKQSDRLPSNSSSQAGDITMEGLDKERQLQTGEIVIIVAVLLMWAAVIALFCKQYDIIKDSDSTNNTKEKAKPSSGPSTPERPPPAGGLLRSKRVPEEDLSLSPLPSCPALGLKGA; encoded by the exons ATGCAGCTATTCCTGTGCAATCCAG atcgTCCTCCATCCCCTGTCAATGTGACTGTCACCCAGCTGAAGGCCAACTCCGCCACCGTCTCCTGGGATGTTCCCGAGGGAGACGTCATCATTGGCTATGCTATCTCCCAGCAG CGGCAAGACGGGCAGATGCAGCGCTTCATCCGGGAGGTGAACACCACGAACCGGGCCTGCGTGCTCTGGGACTTGGCGGAGGACGCCGACTACGTCATCCAGGTGCAGAGCATCGGCCTCCATGGGGAGAGCCAGGCCAGCAAGCGGGTCCACTTCCGGACCCTCAAGCAGAGCGACCGCCTCCCCTCCAACAGCTCCAGCCAGG CAGGAGACATCACCATGGAGGGTCTGGATAAGGAGCGGCAGCTGCAGACGGGGGAGATTGTCATCATTGTGGCCGTCCTCCTCATGTGGGCAG CCGTGATCGCCCTCTTCTGCAAGCAGTACGACATCATCAAGGACAGCGACTCTACCAACAACACCAAGGAGAAAGCCAAGCCCTCTTCTGGACCCAGCACCCCCGAGCGGCCCCCGCCAGCAGGGGGGCTGCTGCGCAGCAAG aGGGTCCCAGAagaagacctctctctctctcctctgccttCTTGTCCAGCCCTTGGCCTAAAGGGTGCCTAA
- the LOC110086981 gene encoding low density lipoprotein receptor adapter protein 1 isoform X4, producing MEALRAAGRAVLRSPSLARHRLGVSRLRRPRQPVPESWAEMREPLLEGMSFALKYLGMTLVEKPKGEEMAAAAIHRILATARVGNKKFQKVILTVSPRGLSLQDAETQDTIACISIYRISYCTTDKLQNKVFAYVAQNPQSGALECHAFLSPKKKVAQAVTLTVAQAFHVALDLWEAAQAGSRGVEEEGEGQEKAKGRQPQSPRCPMESTCPPVPSPVGSPPFKTDFEEEEEEEEEDDADLTPETLAGLLLLDFCVQLQAPQIKKTIDTLLSGDAQDIKRSGKQAPGGTAEGIWYA from the exons ATGGAGGCTTTGCGCGCCGCGGGACGAGCCGTGCTCCGGAGCCCGAGCCTCGCCCGCCACCGCCTGGGCGTCTCCCGCCTGCGCCGCCCCCGGCAGC CGGTGCCCGAGAGCTGGGCGGAGATGCGGGAGCCCCTCCTGGAGGGCATGAGCTTCGCCCTCAAGTACTTGGGCATGACGCTGGTGGAGAAGCCCAAGGGGGAGGAGATGGCCGCCGCCGCCATCCACCGCATCCTCGCCACG GCCCGGGTGGGGAACAAGAAGTTCCAGAAGGTGATCCTGACCGTCTCGCCGCGCGGCCTCTCCCTGCAAGACGCCGAGACCCAGGACACCATTGCCTGCATCTCCATCTACCG GATCTCCTATTGTACCACGGACAAGCTTCAGAACAAAGTCTTTGCCTACGTGGCGCAGAACCCCCAGAGCGGAGCCCTGGAGTGCCACGCATTTCTGTCCCCCAAGAAGAAGGTT GCTCAGGCAGTGACGCTCACAGTGGCTCAGGCCTTCCACGTGGCCCTTGATCTCTGGGAGGCAGCCCAGGCAG GCTCCcgaggagtggaggaggaaggggaggggcaggagaagGCTAAAGGCAGGCAGCCTCAAAGTCCGCGGTGCCCCATGGAAAGCACCTGCCCCCCTGTCCCATCGCCGGTAGGCAGCCCCCCCTTCAAGACAGACTTTGAG gaggaggaggaggaagaggaggaagacgaCGCTGATCTCACCCCAGAGACCTTGGCTGG ACTTCTTCTCCTGGACTTCTGTGTCCAGCTCCAGGCACCCCAGATTAAGAAGACTATTGACACGCTGCTTTCAGGCGATGCCCAGGATATTAAAAGGTCTGGAAAACAAGCCCCAGGAGGAACAGCTGAGGGAATTTGGTATGCTtag
- the LOC110086981 gene encoding low density lipoprotein receptor adapter protein 1 isoform X3 has translation MEALRAAGRAVLRSPSLARHRLGVSRLRRPRQPVPESWAEMREPLLEGMSFALKYLGMTLVEKPKGEEMAAAAIHRILATARVGNKKFQKVILTVSPRGLSLQDAETQDTIACISIYRISYCTTDKLQNKVFAYVAQNPQSGALECHAFLSPKKKVAQAVTLTVAQAFHVALDLWEAAQAGSRGVEEEGEGQEKAKGRQPQSPRCPMESTCPPVPSPVGSPPFKTDFEEEEEEEEEEDDADLTPETLAGLLLLDFCVQLQAPQIKKTIDTLLSGDAQDIKRSGKQAPGGTAEGIWYA, from the exons ATGGAGGCTTTGCGCGCCGCGGGACGAGCCGTGCTCCGGAGCCCGAGCCTCGCCCGCCACCGCCTGGGCGTCTCCCGCCTGCGCCGCCCCCGGCAGC CGGTGCCCGAGAGCTGGGCGGAGATGCGGGAGCCCCTCCTGGAGGGCATGAGCTTCGCCCTCAAGTACTTGGGCATGACGCTGGTGGAGAAGCCCAAGGGGGAGGAGATGGCCGCCGCCGCCATCCACCGCATCCTCGCCACG GCCCGGGTGGGGAACAAGAAGTTCCAGAAGGTGATCCTGACCGTCTCGCCGCGCGGCCTCTCCCTGCAAGACGCCGAGACCCAGGACACCATTGCCTGCATCTCCATCTACCG GATCTCCTATTGTACCACGGACAAGCTTCAGAACAAAGTCTTTGCCTACGTGGCGCAGAACCCCCAGAGCGGAGCCCTGGAGTGCCACGCATTTCTGTCCCCCAAGAAGAAGGTT GCTCAGGCAGTGACGCTCACAGTGGCTCAGGCCTTCCACGTGGCCCTTGATCTCTGGGAGGCAGCCCAGGCAG GCTCCcgaggagtggaggaggaaggggaggggcaggagaagGCTAAAGGCAGGCAGCCTCAAAGTCCGCGGTGCCCCATGGAAAGCACCTGCCCCCCTGTCCCATCGCCGGTAGGCAGCCCCCCCTTCAAGACAGACTTTGAG gaggaggaggaggaggaagaggaggaagacgaCGCTGATCTCACCCCAGAGACCTTGGCTGG ACTTCTTCTCCTGGACTTCTGTGTCCAGCTCCAGGCACCCCAGATTAAGAAGACTATTGACACGCTGCTTTCAGGCGATGCCCAGGATATTAAAAGGTCTGGAAAACAAGCCCCAGGAGGAACAGCTGAGGGAATTTGGTATGCTtag
- the LOC110086981 gene encoding low density lipoprotein receptor adapter protein 1 isoform X1, producing the protein MEALRAAGRAVLRSPSLARHRLGVSRLRRPRQPVPESWAEMREPLLEGMSFALKYLGMTLVEKPKGEEMAAAAIHRILATARVGNKKFQKVILTVSPRGLSLQDAETQDTIACISIYRISYCTTDKLQNKVFAYVAQNPQSGALECHAFLSPKKKVAQAVTLTVAQAFHVALDLWEAAQAGSRGVEEEGEGQEKAKGRQPQSPRCPMESTCPPVPSPVGSPPFKTDFEEEEEEEEEEDDADLTPETLAGYGGACLWELPSHTLPLGGGLGLQSPQQLPASRSPLLRLCRGFTVLPRGYSSPAPLPPPPLPPRPQSRKDHKPHPVSFPDKLQAPVPTRRAT; encoded by the exons ATGGAGGCTTTGCGCGCCGCGGGACGAGCCGTGCTCCGGAGCCCGAGCCTCGCCCGCCACCGCCTGGGCGTCTCCCGCCTGCGCCGCCCCCGGCAGC CGGTGCCCGAGAGCTGGGCGGAGATGCGGGAGCCCCTCCTGGAGGGCATGAGCTTCGCCCTCAAGTACTTGGGCATGACGCTGGTGGAGAAGCCCAAGGGGGAGGAGATGGCCGCCGCCGCCATCCACCGCATCCTCGCCACG GCCCGGGTGGGGAACAAGAAGTTCCAGAAGGTGATCCTGACCGTCTCGCCGCGCGGCCTCTCCCTGCAAGACGCCGAGACCCAGGACACCATTGCCTGCATCTCCATCTACCG GATCTCCTATTGTACCACGGACAAGCTTCAGAACAAAGTCTTTGCCTACGTGGCGCAGAACCCCCAGAGCGGAGCCCTGGAGTGCCACGCATTTCTGTCCCCCAAGAAGAAGGTT GCTCAGGCAGTGACGCTCACAGTGGCTCAGGCCTTCCACGTGGCCCTTGATCTCTGGGAGGCAGCCCAGGCAG GCTCCcgaggagtggaggaggaaggggaggggcaggagaagGCTAAAGGCAGGCAGCCTCAAAGTCCGCGGTGCCCCATGGAAAGCACCTGCCCCCCTGTCCCATCGCCGGTAGGCAGCCCCCCCTTCAAGACAGACTTTGAG gaggaggaggaggaggaagaggaggaagacgaCGCTGATCTCACCCCAGAGACCTTGGCTGG GTATGGGGGGGCTTGCCTTTGGGAGCTCCCCAGTCACACACTTCCGCTCGGTGGGGGCCTGGGGCTGCAGTCCCCCCAGCAGCTGCCTGCCTCCAGGAGCCCTCTTCTGAGACTTTGCCGTGGTTTCACTGTCCTTCCTCGTGGCTATTCATCTccagcccctcttcctcctcctcctcttcctcctcgcccGCAGTCCCGAAAAGACCACAAGCCCCACCCTGTGTCCTTTCCCGACAAGCTGCAGGCCCCCGTCCCTACCCGAAGAGCCACATGA
- the LOC110086981 gene encoding low density lipoprotein receptor adapter protein 1 isoform X2 yields MEALRAAGRAVLRSPSLARHRLGVSRLRRPRQPVPESWAEMREPLLEGMSFALKYLGMTLVEKPKGEEMAAAAIHRILATARVGNKKFQKVILTVSPRGLSLQDAETQDTIACISIYRISYCTTDKLQNKVFAYVAQNPQSGALECHAFLSPKKKVAQAVTLTVAQAFHVALDLWEAAQAGSRGVEEEGEGQEKAKGRQPQSPRCPMESTCPPVPSPVGSPPFKTDFEEEEEEEEEDDADLTPETLAGYGGACLWELPSHTLPLGGGLGLQSPQQLPASRSPLLRLCRGFTVLPRGYSSPAPLPPPPLPPRPQSRKDHKPHPVSFPDKLQAPVPTRRAT; encoded by the exons ATGGAGGCTTTGCGCGCCGCGGGACGAGCCGTGCTCCGGAGCCCGAGCCTCGCCCGCCACCGCCTGGGCGTCTCCCGCCTGCGCCGCCCCCGGCAGC CGGTGCCCGAGAGCTGGGCGGAGATGCGGGAGCCCCTCCTGGAGGGCATGAGCTTCGCCCTCAAGTACTTGGGCATGACGCTGGTGGAGAAGCCCAAGGGGGAGGAGATGGCCGCCGCCGCCATCCACCGCATCCTCGCCACG GCCCGGGTGGGGAACAAGAAGTTCCAGAAGGTGATCCTGACCGTCTCGCCGCGCGGCCTCTCCCTGCAAGACGCCGAGACCCAGGACACCATTGCCTGCATCTCCATCTACCG GATCTCCTATTGTACCACGGACAAGCTTCAGAACAAAGTCTTTGCCTACGTGGCGCAGAACCCCCAGAGCGGAGCCCTGGAGTGCCACGCATTTCTGTCCCCCAAGAAGAAGGTT GCTCAGGCAGTGACGCTCACAGTGGCTCAGGCCTTCCACGTGGCCCTTGATCTCTGGGAGGCAGCCCAGGCAG GCTCCcgaggagtggaggaggaaggggaggggcaggagaagGCTAAAGGCAGGCAGCCTCAAAGTCCGCGGTGCCCCATGGAAAGCACCTGCCCCCCTGTCCCATCGCCGGTAGGCAGCCCCCCCTTCAAGACAGACTTTGAG gaggaggaggaggaagaggaggaagacgaCGCTGATCTCACCCCAGAGACCTTGGCTGG GTATGGGGGGGCTTGCCTTTGGGAGCTCCCCAGTCACACACTTCCGCTCGGTGGGGGCCTGGGGCTGCAGTCCCCCCAGCAGCTGCCTGCCTCCAGGAGCCCTCTTCTGAGACTTTGCCGTGGTTTCACTGTCCTTCCTCGTGGCTATTCATCTccagcccctcttcctcctcctcctcttcctcctcgcccGCAGTCCCGAAAAGACCACAAGCCCCACCCTGTGTCCTTTCCCGACAAGCTGCAGGCCCCCGTCCCTACCCGAAGAGCCACATGA
- the LOC110086981 gene encoding low density lipoprotein receptor adapter protein 1 isoform X6 — translation MEALRAAGRAVLRSPSLARHRLGVSRLRRPRQPVPESWAEMREPLLEGMSFALKYLGMTLVEKPKGEEMAAAAIHRILATARVGNKKFQKVILTVSPRGLSLQDAETQDTIACISIYRISYCTTDKLQNKVFAYVAQNPQSGALECHAFLSPKKKVAQAVTLTVAQAFHVALDLWEAAQAGSRGVEEEGEGQEKAKGRQPQSPRCPMESTCPPVPSPVGSPPFKTDFEEEEEEEEEDDADLTPETLAGFTDEGGHTSTGMGGLAFGSSPVTHFRSVGAWGCSPPSSCLPPGALF, via the exons ATGGAGGCTTTGCGCGCCGCGGGACGAGCCGTGCTCCGGAGCCCGAGCCTCGCCCGCCACCGCCTGGGCGTCTCCCGCCTGCGCCGCCCCCGGCAGC CGGTGCCCGAGAGCTGGGCGGAGATGCGGGAGCCCCTCCTGGAGGGCATGAGCTTCGCCCTCAAGTACTTGGGCATGACGCTGGTGGAGAAGCCCAAGGGGGAGGAGATGGCCGCCGCCGCCATCCACCGCATCCTCGCCACG GCCCGGGTGGGGAACAAGAAGTTCCAGAAGGTGATCCTGACCGTCTCGCCGCGCGGCCTCTCCCTGCAAGACGCCGAGACCCAGGACACCATTGCCTGCATCTCCATCTACCG GATCTCCTATTGTACCACGGACAAGCTTCAGAACAAAGTCTTTGCCTACGTGGCGCAGAACCCCCAGAGCGGAGCCCTGGAGTGCCACGCATTTCTGTCCCCCAAGAAGAAGGTT GCTCAGGCAGTGACGCTCACAGTGGCTCAGGCCTTCCACGTGGCCCTTGATCTCTGGGAGGCAGCCCAGGCAG GCTCCcgaggagtggaggaggaaggggaggggcaggagaagGCTAAAGGCAGGCAGCCTCAAAGTCCGCGGTGCCCCATGGAAAGCACCTGCCCCCCTGTCCCATCGCCGGTAGGCAGCCCCCCCTTCAAGACAGACTTTGAG gaggaggaggaggaagaggaggaagacgaCGCTGATCTCACCCCAGAGACCTTGGCTGG CTTCACAGACGAGGGGGGCCACACGAGCACAG GTATGGGGGGGCTTGCCTTTGGGAGCTCCCCAGTCACACACTTCCGCTCGGTGGGGGCCTGGGGCTGCAGTCCCCCCAGCAGCTGCCTGCCTCCAGGAGCCCTCTTCTGA
- the LOC110086981 gene encoding low density lipoprotein receptor adapter protein 1 isoform X5, which produces MEALRAAGRAVLRSPSLARHRLGVSRLRRPRQPVPESWAEMREPLLEGMSFALKYLGMTLVEKPKGEEMAAAAIHRILATARVGNKKFQKVILTVSPRGLSLQDAETQDTIACISIYRISYCTTDKLQNKVFAYVAQNPQSGALECHAFLSPKKKVAQAVTLTVAQAFHVALDLWEAAQAGSRGVEEEGEGQEKAKGRQPQSPRCPMESTCPPVPSPVGSPPFKTDFEEEEEEEEEEDDADLTPETLAGFTDEGGHTSTGMGGLAFGSSPVTHFRSVGAWGCSPPSSCLPPGALF; this is translated from the exons ATGGAGGCTTTGCGCGCCGCGGGACGAGCCGTGCTCCGGAGCCCGAGCCTCGCCCGCCACCGCCTGGGCGTCTCCCGCCTGCGCCGCCCCCGGCAGC CGGTGCCCGAGAGCTGGGCGGAGATGCGGGAGCCCCTCCTGGAGGGCATGAGCTTCGCCCTCAAGTACTTGGGCATGACGCTGGTGGAGAAGCCCAAGGGGGAGGAGATGGCCGCCGCCGCCATCCACCGCATCCTCGCCACG GCCCGGGTGGGGAACAAGAAGTTCCAGAAGGTGATCCTGACCGTCTCGCCGCGCGGCCTCTCCCTGCAAGACGCCGAGACCCAGGACACCATTGCCTGCATCTCCATCTACCG GATCTCCTATTGTACCACGGACAAGCTTCAGAACAAAGTCTTTGCCTACGTGGCGCAGAACCCCCAGAGCGGAGCCCTGGAGTGCCACGCATTTCTGTCCCCCAAGAAGAAGGTT GCTCAGGCAGTGACGCTCACAGTGGCTCAGGCCTTCCACGTGGCCCTTGATCTCTGGGAGGCAGCCCAGGCAG GCTCCcgaggagtggaggaggaaggggaggggcaggagaagGCTAAAGGCAGGCAGCCTCAAAGTCCGCGGTGCCCCATGGAAAGCACCTGCCCCCCTGTCCCATCGCCGGTAGGCAGCCCCCCCTTCAAGACAGACTTTGAG gaggaggaggaggaggaagaggaggaagacgaCGCTGATCTCACCCCAGAGACCTTGGCTGG CTTCACAGACGAGGGGGGCCACACGAGCACAG GTATGGGGGGGCTTGCCTTTGGGAGCTCCCCAGTCACACACTTCCGCTCGGTGGGGGCCTGGGGCTGCAGTCCCCCCAGCAGCTGCCTGCCTCCAGGAGCCCTCTTCTGA